One window from the genome of Nicotiana tomentosiformis chromosome 5, ASM39032v3, whole genome shotgun sequence encodes:
- the LOC138893073 gene encoding uncharacterized protein produces the protein MKGVVRFEKKGKLSPRFTVPFDVLRRVGDVAYEFALLPSLAGVQPVFHVSMLWKYHGDPSNVLDFSSFQLDRDLSYVEEPVAILDRQVQKLRSKNIAFVKVQWRG, from the coding sequence atgaagggtgttgtgagattcgaaaagaagggaaagttgagtccaAGGTTTACCGTCCCATTTGATgtgttgcgacgtgttggggatgTTGCTTATGAGTTTGCCTTGCTTcctagtctagcaggagttcaacCAGTATTCCATGTCTcgatgctctggaagtatcacggtgatccatctaatgtgttggatttcagctcattcCAGTTGGACagggatttatcttatgttgaggagccggtggctattttggacaggcaggttcaaaagctgaggtcaaagaacattgctttcgtgaaggttcagtggaggggttag